CTGACGAAAATACTCTTGAGCTTTAGCTATACCTCCAACTGCATTACATTAGCGTGGCTGAAATTGTTACGACAGTAAAAGTCAGTAGTAATACCTGAATAAGCGTGTGTAAGAGTCTGCTTTACAAGTCCTATAAGTgtgcattttgaaataaaagcaagtGTAAAAGCATTAATagaattttttatttctcacctGGCATTTTATCTTTCTAAGAATGGACACTTCTCCATTTCTCTTGTTGACAGCAATCACTCTTCAGCTGTGGCTCTGTGAAATGCTAAGTTTCTCCTCTGTGGTTTGTTGAGGTCTCTGACAGAGCACGCTTCTgccttttctctctctcagtGGTCGATGTTCAGTCCCTTTGGTCCCATCCCTTAGTGCATTCTCCTTTGGTTTCCTCCGGTACTTTCCAAAATGTGTCCCATTAATCACCATACGCCATCATTCTCTTTCACTTTGGATTTTCCTACTAAACCCTGTAGTGGCTGAGGTCTTCTTTCGTTTTCAGAGCTTCCTTTTCTTTCCCCTCCTTTTTCTGCCCTGTAATACTGACCTGGAATTTTCCTGAATTTTAAGGGCTCCTGGGTTGCTTAAAACTGGCTATAGGATAAAGCGGCAGAGATGCAGACCCCCCTCCTCTCCCTCTggtcattccttgtgttctccACTCAGACACAAGCGCCGCTCAAAGTGAAAGTGGATTGCCTGCCTGCTCCCTTTAAGTCCCAGCCCCTCCCACGCCACACGTTTTACCTCACTATTGACTGACCCTGCTCCCTCCCCCCCCCGCTCCCCACATTCTCTGACACCCTCACCCCCTTCCCCCCCTTCCAAACAGGGTCCAAGGAGGCTTAGTCATGCAGTTGGATCGTATGTTTCTCATTTGGAGTCTCCCCCGCACCTCTGTGCCTGCAGATCTGCTTGTCTTCATCCCCTTAGTCATTATCATCCTTATTAATTGTCTcatattctgtttttgtttttgctttaaataaacaaagaatcATATTCCCTGTCAATCTTGCAAGCAGGATTGCAACACTCCACTGCCAGAACATGCAAGTCATTCCATGTGTAACGGCTCTCTACAGTCACTGTCTTTAACACAGCTTCACAGATGTGCCTCATGTGATACTGAAGTCCAGTACTTGTGAGCAGCTGTCAACATCTTGTCAGTAACGTGTTGATCCGAGGCCTCGGGTCGTCTGAGGCATCCTGTTGCTTCTGATTTCAGCTATGTGGGATGTTAATTACTACTGAAAGGAGTgaagaaaaaagttgtttttctgcatgttcttTCTCATTGTTGGTCAGGGGAAAGTGGACCGCTTACCAGAGTACCATCTCTGCTGAAGGGAAATGGAAACTAAAGAACAGCAGCAAGCGCGCTGCAAGCAAAAAAAGCCCCCCTCCAAAACTCCCCGAGGCCTCATCAAGTGGAAACCTCTCGACCTTTACCATGCGCTACAATGACAGTTATAAATATTCGGCCCTTGTGCCGTCTTCCTGCTTCACGCAATAACTTGCACGTTGAGAAAATATGCAAGTAATttagaaatattgtttttttggaTCTAGGAGAGagtcagaaaataaattaaatccagaTTTGAGTTATGAGACAAAAAGCATAACACCAGAAGCATTAGCCAACATGTTGCTTCTAGAACGAAAGCTACGTTTGATCCAGAACTTAAAAACTCAATTTAAGtgtaatggatggatggatggaaggacagaCACGACATTTTAACAATAGCACAGCAAATAAAGACTGGAAATCCAAATCTTTTTCTACACTCTTATTTTCTTATCCAGATCTGGAAACTACTTAAATCTTATTCCATAGTTTTCCAGACTGTGCAGTCACCCTAGTTGCACAATCATCACATAGTTTCAGGTCAaggaaaacaaatggaaaaaaaaaaaaaatcttcccaGTTTAAACAGAGCCGTATGTTTCCGGGTTTTATTGGCCAAAGTCTGTGGAGCTCAGCAAAGCAAGAGATGCTTTGGATTTTAAAATAGCACAGAGGATCAGTGTGTGACTGGCTCATTAAGGAGCCAAAAATGTGCAGATGCGGTTGGCCCTAGTGCTGCGAAAAATTGTTCTGCAACCATTTTGTATATTTTGGAGTTGCAGAAAACCCTAAAAGTCATGTCTTACACCACTTGAGATTTGCTGGCTGACACCCAGTCAAACAAGTGAGTGGGAATTTTAGAAGAAACACTAATCTCCCCATGCATTAAGCactttaacacattttattctCACAGTTAACCACCAGATGGAGCCAATTGGAGAATAAAGAGCGCCAGACTGATTAGTTTATTTCTTCAGGAGGCATCGGcattaataaacaaatgcaATAGCTTTTGTATTAAGTTAAACTTCGCATTGAAGGTTCTCTACAAAAATTCCCTTTAACAAAAAAAGTCCCCATGCTTTGTCCAAAATTACTTCATCTGTTAATCTGTGCAGGATAATCATCTGAGGAGAGCACACGATAGATTTCTCATTACTTAAAAAGACAATAATGGATGGACATTCCTGTCATCCATTCACAGTGCTCCTTCATTCCACACTGAAtccatatatttaaaaaaacaacccatGGAAAGACTCACTCTTGCTTCGTTTAGCATTTGGATACTATTGCTGtcactgttcttttttttcagcatgtcccacctcctcctcctcaattTATCACTGGCTGGGGCTCCTCTCCCCTCCTCGCACAGCTGTCATTAAATGACTCTTGTAGGTTTTGCTCAATCCGGTCATCCAGTACTTTAACAGCCTGACGTTGTCTTCCTCGCCAGGACCTGCGGCACCAAGCAGGGCCAGGACCTTCTGGGTGTCCTCCCTCCCACGACCGTCCACTTTGGAGAATTTGAACAGCACTTTGACtttgctgaaagagggagaatGCGTGATGAGACCACAATAATGTTTCTATGTTGACCTTAGTTGTTTTACTCACTTCATCCACTCCTCCTTCAAACACAGCAGGCAGTGAGACACAACATCCACAGACAGGTTCTCATTGGACAGGGCCACCTCAAGTTTGTTCAGCAACGTTggacctggaaaaaaaaaacatgccaaaGATTCAATTAATGTTAGTTTAACAACTCAACATTTGCTTACAGAACAAGTTTAAATTCAAGCTGGGGAAGGCTGGGGAGAGCCAAAGACCAGTTAATTACTTTCTGATGTGGATCCAGTGGATCGAAGTTTGTTTATGCGCATAACAGCTTCACAGCTTACACAATAACCACTGCTCTGGCTTAAATCAAACTGAATGAGGGTCTCAGTATTAACAAATCATACCGACTAGAATCCAAATTACAGAATTACAAGTTATTGGGgcacggcgctggtggtgtaggggttaagtgtgcgaccatgtgcagaggctatagtcctcaatgcGGCTGTactgggtttgagtcctggatctggcgacatttgccgaatgtcttcccctctctttgccctctttcctgtttaCCTACTGTCGCAAAATGAAAGATAAAGGCCTCTAGAGccgtaaaaaaaaataaattacaagttATTCTAAGGGTCAACAtagattgtttaaaaaaacaccaTTTGATTTTCTCTTATACTGTAGACGTCAGTCAGCTTGTctcatgttattattttaaagaaaagtcaAGATTACAAACAGACTACAGCTAATATCTTAACTTACTTCTacatcttttgcattttatctttagcatttttttttctccgctCTATTTATGTCCTCTCTAGATGAGTTTAACGTtcaaacttgttttatgttttcagattttatcccctctagtagagatgcaccaacaAAACCTGATCAGTGAACACACCATGCCTAGATGCTACCAGGGTGCACTAAGTTGTTACTGTAAGAACACTGCTTTCAGTATCACAAAGTGTTTACAAATAaagtctaatttattgaatatggctGTATATTCagcattaatgttttaaaacagcaatttggttttattaaaaactgtgaCATAACAAAATGGGTTTGTGGTTACTTCAGGTGGTGCTCAGACtttattgttgtgttttctATGACCTCAACAAGCACAGCACTACTCTAAAGCTATCTTAGTGCCATCATCTCTGCAACTTAAAGCAGGTATACTCACCTCTGTCTGTCGGCTGTGTGTTGGCGCTGCTGATGGTGAATTGATAGAGTGCACAGAGTTCATCTTCACCTGCAGCTAAACCCTGACGGAGCTTTAAAGTGACGTCCACCAGCACTGAAAACTCTACATGACAAACAGAGCAGACATTACACAATCATCCCAAGGTGGCCTGCAGGCACCGCTGAACTGCATCGTTGAGATCAGGGGATCGTCTTGTACCTGAGGAGCTGACGTGGGCCGGGATAGGAACATCCGTGCTGAGACCCAGGAAGTTGCATTTGTAGGCCTCTTCATACTGAGCGCTGTATGGCACAGAGCGCACGCAGCCCACTGGCAGCAAAGACTAACAGGAGGACAAAAGTTCAGAGAATAAACTGTGCTGGATTAGAAACGAAATGATGAACTGATTATGTTGACCTGGGTATTAGAGAtgcataaagaaaacaaatagtgACCAGAATTGGACTGGTGACCGTTTGGTTAGTTAACTCACAAATTATATCTATTTCCAACCAGTGAAGTCATCGCCCACCTAAGTGCTACCAAGTCACTGACATCAATCTTCGCTGTGAATGCTTTTACTAAGTGAAGCAGACTCAGCTGATAATGGAAGGTCTGAGCATATTAcccaaaacagaaagaaataaacatttttttattatttgtttgtttataacAAGTTGTGTCATTATAGCAACATTCATCAATATTTTCACATATCAattgttttcctaatattgtaGCCCGAATTACAGCAATGTTGTTTGATCCTTTTCCAGTTTTTGACGATTGAATGTAATGGAACATGTTGGATTTGTAAATGTAGAGACCCAAAGGTTTCTGGCACAACCTCACCAACTCTCAAGGTGCATGAAGAGGGACAAAGAGACTCTTGGGAAATCTAGGGGGTTAAGGTAaggatctacaggggttggacaatgaaactgaaacacctgtcattttagtgtgggaggtttcatggctaaattggaccagcctggtagccagtcttcattgattgcacattgcaccagtaagagcagagtgtgaaggttcaattagcagggtaagagcacagttttgctcaaaatattgaaatgcacacaacattatggatgacataccagagttcaaaacaggacaaattgttgatgcacgtcttactggcgcatctgtgaccaagacagcaagtctttgtgatggttcaaacaatgtatcctgaaggcggtgctgtgtatcaggatgacaatgcaccaatacacacagcaagactggtgaaagattggtttgatgaacatgaaagtgaagttgaacatctcccatggcctgcacagtcaccagatctaaatattattgagccactttggggtgttttggaggagcgagtcaggaaacgttttcctccaccagtatcacgtagtgacctggacactatcctgcaagaagaatggcttaaaatccctctgaccactgtgcaggacttgtatatgtcattcccaagacgaattgatgctgtattggccgtaaaaggagaccctacaccatactaataacttattgtggtctaaaaccaggtgtttcagtttcattgtccaacctctgtattttCTCTAGGAAACACCCTGAGTCTGTGGTGTTGCGGTGTTAAGCTAATCATACTAATTACGTAAATGTAATGCtagagacagtttaaaatgtaagtTCCATGATAATTATGTATTTGCTTAAAATAATAGTGAAACCCTGTTTTGCAGTGACTGCTCTCTTGCCTCTGCTCctcatataaataaattatgacCCCTAAAAGCAGTAAAGctaatataaaatatgtttaaatgttgttcCTAAATCTTaatgtattatatttttaaaaatatctctAGTGGATACAAACTTAATTTGTGTAAAACCTAATAGCAAATACTGAATATTTTGTCATTTGAATTCATTTAATTCCAGGTAAGCAATGAAatctacattttaaaagttagcaacaattatttcaagtttttattttattgtgctgTGTAACAAGGGTTAAAGGCTTGGAAGCAGAGTACCTTTAGCACAGTAAATGCTGACTGGATGAGTCCAGGGTCTGCACTTCTCCATATGACCTGATTTCCCATGAGCACATGCCATGCTAGCTGCCGAAAGTCATTCACCCCGAGGACCtgtagacaaaaacacaaacagctcacaGAGTGTATTTAACCTAATGGAAATACACGACAAACATCTTTCAtatatttaaatgcaaatttttctcatatttttctgtattttggtAATATAATCTCAGTTTTCCGTGATCATGCACAATAAAATGATGAACGTGCACATTTACCTGTCTCAAATGTCTCAGTGATTTCACTTTTGGACCAGGTAACTCATTTAACTTTGAAGCTTCGCACAGGAAGTCAAGGCCCAGTTTGCTCTCTGGTTGGAGTAGCTGTGACTTTGACCCGCCTCCTTCTGCTCCTTCCCAGCAACTCATTTCCTCCTCTTGCTCTTTGGGAgacaaagaaaagtgaaaacttGTATTTTTTCAGGGTCACTtaacaataataacaatttAGAGACACTTCACAGGAAGTTATTACAAAAGGGATGTATCTTTTCTGGGATGTGATTgtgctcatttttttttttccagcagtgCCCTCTCACCTCTTAATTAAGACTATCCACATTACTTTTAATGACTTCATCTGAGTCAAAAGTGCAGTTCAGGAGTACTTTTACTGTCTGCAACAGTGCCGCTGGTGCTGTTTCGTCCTTGTGCTTGTTTATGTATCGTGCCTACACAACTTTTACCCTACAACACCATAATAACGTTGGGGGCTTTCCATCGTTCTCCATGTtgatgacaaaaagaaaaactatctACCTGCGGTCAAGCTACATCTGTCATTAAACCGTCCACATCATTATGAGGTAGTTTCCATTGAATGAAAGATCTACCACATGAATTTCACTCTAAATGAACAGTTATTCATCCAAATGGAAACGTTGCGTATAGAATTTATTGTGtgtcaaaatctgaaaacttaATTGTTTTTGATAAACAAGGAAATTGTTATCAAGCCAATAACATGGTTATTGCTATGATGCATTCATGGAAAAAAAGTAAGTTAGGTTTTGtgcataaagaaaatatttaaaaaaagattaccTACAGATTTGCATCTGCTTTGTTAGGGATACACCACTTACCAAATTTCATTATATTTTGAATCCTATCAAAGTAGTTTTTCTTGTACTTTTAATCTAGGTTTTAGTTTTCACAGTATTTGCACACATTTTTCTTCCCAAAGGTTTTCATACTCAACATTAATACCATTTATTGAGCGCAGAACATCTACCTGGAAAATAATAACAGCAGTCTTACTTTGTTGGCTACGTTTTCACAAATCATTAAACAAAACGATGCAGAAATGtgtcaaagtgtttttttttttcactgcttCTTTGCcacctgaataaaaaaaacaataatacttAGACTGATCCAGATTTTCCTGGCCGACACCAGTTTCGGATTTTCTTCGAAGTCTGGCCTGTCaattacaatttattttctaagGACTATAACACAGGGAAAAACATGAGCTGCGGGTCTCTTAAAGTAGATTTGAATCTAATAGAAAAtcaaggaataaaaaaaaaagatcccaATTCCCAAAGCAAAGCATGTCCCTTacctttatttatactttttaatttaaCCCAAAAAGTGCATCAGACCACATTCTATTAATGCATTTATAGGTTGTAAATCGCGGGATATCTTATTTGtgatgcatttaataaataagagaaaaaagatttttcagtatttgacctgACGACCCCGCTTCAGAGTCATTCAAGGGGAAACTGACCGATTTACATCTCTGACTGACTGCTGGTGCATTGCTATATACACCCAAAGACTTGTTATTTTTGAACGAGTGTGTTTTAATCTACAGGATCCCAGCCAGGAACTGAAAAACTCAAATACGGTTAGCtaaaaggttaaactaataaatactgctattaaAATATAgagaaatttacatttttatcttttagaaaaataacataatccaagcatttttcattttttcatgtttttatattcCTTCTCCCAACtcattaaaatcataaaaaccaATTTCCATACTTTTCAATGCTAATTTTTGTAAAGGCAGTGTTGAATTGGAAAATAAATCCaataattctgcatatttcaaATTGCCGGATAAAAAAGGAAAGATAATTTTCTGTATTTCGACGGACTCTTACTGTCAGACTAGGATGCCATAACTGTCTTCTCTGTGGTGAATATTACCA
This genomic stretch from Girardinichthys multiradiatus isolate DD_20200921_A chromosome 3, DD_fGirMul_XY1, whole genome shotgun sequence harbors:
- the flcn gene encoding folliculin, with the translated sequence MNALVALCHFCELHGPRTLFCTEALHPPSPDPSSQMGTPVPGDRDADREGEGLTMRANSSATQRGEMCEGCRSLPASHPGFVSIDDETGIRFLSHQHPRQPQLFSVVRQACVRSLSCEVCPGREGPIFFGDEQHGFVFSHTFFIKDSLARGFQRWYSIVLVAMDRIYLINSWPFLLRHLKLTIHSMQSTALKVFDSEQGVCPQRALRMNSVFSPAVFPHQRSGNAARSLTSLTQHPNLWASLHCSFSWLLKASGSRLTEKLLEGAPTEDTLVLIERQTEQEEEMSCWEGAEGGGSKSQLLQPESKLGLDFLCEASKLNELPGPKVKSLRHLRQVLGVNDFRQLAWHVLMGNQVIWRSADPGLIQSAFTVLKSLLPVGCVRSVPYSAQYEEAYKCNFLGLSTDVPIPAHVSSSEFSVLVDVTLKLRQGLAAGEDELCALYQFTISSANTQPTDRGPTLLNKLEVALSNENLSVDVVSHCLLCLKEEWMNKVKVLFKFSKVDGRGREDTQKVLALLGAAGPGEEDNVRLLKYWMTGLSKTYKSHLMTAVRGGERSPSQ